In a single window of the Olivibacter sp. SDN3 genome:
- the panD gene encoding aspartate 1-decarboxylase — protein sequence MIIEVLKSKIHRVRVTQAELNYVGSITIDEDLIEAANIIPNEKVQIVNNNNGARFETYVIKGERGSGIVCLNGAAARLAQVGDVVIIISYCQLSIEEAKKYEPILVFPDADNKIVK from the coding sequence ATGATTATTGAGGTGTTGAAATCAAAAATTCATAGGGTTAGAGTCACACAGGCTGAGCTTAACTATGTCGGAAGCATAACCATTGACGAAGATTTAATAGAAGCGGCTAATATTATTCCCAATGAAAAGGTGCAGATTGTAAATAATAACAATGGTGCACGCTTTGAAACCTATGTCATTAAAGGAGAGCGGGGTTCGGGTATTGTATGCCTGAACGGTGCGGCTGCGCGTTTAGCGCAGGTGGGAGACGTCGTGATTATCATCTCTTATTGTCAATTATCTATAGAAGAGGCAAAAAAATATGAACCAATATTGGTGTTCCCTGATGCTGATAATAAAATAGTGAAATAG